One segment of Pyricularia oryzae 70-15 chromosome 3, whole genome shotgun sequence DNA contains the following:
- a CDS encoding AP-2 complex subunit alpha, which yields MASTAAGFLGRSSSSNSNMRGLVQFIADLRNARARELEEKRINKELANIRQKFKDGNLNGYHRKKYVCKLLYIYILGWNVDFGHLEAVNLISANKYSEKQIGYLAMTLFLHEKHELLHLVVNSIRKDLLDHNELFNCLALHAIANVGGREMGEALSSEVHRLLISPTSKAFVKKKAALTLLRLYRKHPDIVQPQWAERIISLMDDVDLGVALSVTSLVAALAQDNPDQYKGAYVKAASRLKRLVIDGDYNGDYLYYKVPCPWIQVKLLRLLQYFPPSEDSHVRDLIRESLQKILNLALESSKNVQQNNAQNAVLFEAINLIIHLDTEQALMKQISSRLGRFIQSRETNVRYLGLEAMTHLAARAETLDPIKQHQDVILGSLKDRDISVRRKGLDLLYSMCDSTNAQIIVGELLHYLQNADFAIREEMVLKIAILTEKHATDVQWYVNISLRLIAMAGDHVSDEVWQRVIQIVTNNEELQVYASQTSLQYLRQDHCHETLVKIGTYILGEFGHLIAEEPGCSPIEQFMALETKLHACSSSTRAMILSCFVKFVNLFPEIKPQLTHVFDIYSHTLDSELQQRACEYLALTRLPTDDLLRTVCDEMPPFPERQSALLSRLHQKHANTSDKRTWVVGGKDANADATELSMAKNPGLRRTFTSASANGNGQANGGANGQSNGASDLLSGLDMTKTTQATKTPNLASAAHLSPGWQKGFNKLMLRPDGVLFEDGQIQVGVRSEYRGEMACLILYFKNKTPALVSSFTTTLDLAESEKEKLSIDVKGLPDSNLSHQGQSQQVVMFQAKRAFEKSPTIRISYLAGALQAITLKLPVALHKFMEPTDLSAEDFFKRWKQIGGAPREAQQIVNLTTTSRDRELTEPFVHKVLEGFRWGILNGVDPNQKNFVGASVLHTTDGGKYGCLLRLEPNYQSQMVRVTIRATDESVPAVLLKLMEEQLSQGVSTAPEEHSGPRAHEISAAFGNIMVMSDADRLPT from the exons ATGGCttccaccgccgccggcttTCTTGGTCGCTCGAGTAGCAGCAACTCGAACATGCGCGGGCTGGTTCAGTTCATTGCCGACTTGAGGAATGCAAGAGCTCGCGAGCTGGAAGAGAAGCGGATCAACAAAGAGCTGGCCAACATTAG GCAAAAATTCAAAG ACGGAAACCTCAACGGTTACCACAGGAAGAAATATGTTTGCAAG CTTCTCTATATCTATATTCTTGGCTGGAACGTCGACTTTGGGCACCTGGAGGCTGTCAACCTTATATCGGCCAACAAATACTCGGAAAAACAGATTGGATACCTCGCAATGACTCTATTCCTTCATGAGAAACACGAGCTGCTCCACCTGGTTGTCAACAGCATACGGAAAGATCTGCTCGATCACAATGAGCTCTTCAACTGCCTGGCACTGCATGCAATCGCGAACGTTGGTGGAAGAGAGATGGGCGAGGCATTGAGCAGCGAAGTACACAGGCTGTTAATATCACC GACATCAAAAGCGTTTGTCAAAAAGAAAGCTGCTTTAACGCTGTTGAGGCTGTACCGCAAGCATCCAGATATTGTGCAGCCTCAATGGGCCGAGAGGATAATATCACTAATGGATGATGTCGATCTGGGTGTGGCACTTTCTGTGACATCCTTGGTCGCCGCCCTTGCTCAAGACAACCCTGACCAGTACAAGGGAGCCTATGTCAAGGCAGCTTCAAGATTGAAGAGGCTCGTCATAGATGGGGACTACAATGGCGATTACCTCTACTATAAGGTTCCCTGTCCATGGATACAAGTCAAATTGCTGAGGTTACTTCAGTACTTCCCACCGTCAG AGGATAGCCATGTTCGAGACCTCATTCGGGAGTCTCTGCAAAAGATCCTGAATCTGGCATTGGAAAGCTCCAAGAACGTCCAGCAAAACAATGCACAAAACGCTGTTCTGTTCGAGGCCATCAATCTCATCATCCACCTTGACACCGAGCAAGCTCTCATGAAGCAAATCTCGTCGAGGCTGGGCAGATTCATCCAGTCAAGAGAAACAAATGTTCGTTATCTTGGCTTGGAGGCCATGACGCACTTGGCGGCTCGTGCCGAAACTCTTGATCCTATCAAGCAGCATCAAGACGTTATTCTGGGCTCGTTGAAGGATCGCGACATCAGTGTGAGGAGAAAGGGTCTAGACCTTCTCTACAGCATGTGTGATTCAACAAACGCGCAGATAATCGTGGGCGAGTTGCTGCACTATCTCCAAAACGCAGACTTTGCCATTCGCGAAGAAATGGTGCTAAAGATTGCAATCTTGACCGAGAAACACGCCACAGACGTTCAGTGGTATGTTAACATCTCACTGCGGCTGATAGCGATGGCTGGCGACCACGTCAGTGATGAGGTTTGGCAGCGTGTGATCCAGATCGTCACAAACAACGAAGAGCTGCAAGTATATGCATCGCAGACGTCGCTGCAATATCTCCGACAGGACCACTGCCATGAAACTCTGGTCAAGATTGGGACGTATATCCTCGGTGAATTCGGGCATCTCATTGCCGAAGAACCTGGCTGCAGCCCCATTGAACAGTTTATGGCCTTGGAAACAAAGCTGCACGCATGCTCTTCTAGCACAAGAGCAATGATTTTGTCTTGCTTTGTCAAGTTTGTGAATCTCTTCCCGGAGATTAAACCACAATTGACCCACGTCTTTGACATTTACAGCCACACACTGGATTCAGAGCTTCAGCAGCGGGCCTGTGAATACCTGGCTCTGACGAGACTGCCAACTGATGATCTCCTTCGGACCGTCTGCGACGAAATGCCTCCTTTCCCAGAACGCCAATCTGCTTTGCTATCACGGCTACATCAGAAACACGCAAATACTAGCGACAAGCGGACTTGGGTTGTCGGCGGCAAGGATGCCAACGCAGATGCCACTGAATTGAGCATGGCTAAAAACCCCGGCTTGAGGAGGACTTTCACAAGCGCATCAGCCAACGGAAATGGACAAGCCAACGGGGGGGCCAATGGGCAATCCAATGGAGCCTCAGACCTCCTTTCTGGCCTGGACATGACAAAGACCACCCAGGCGACAAAGACACCCAATCTCGCCAGCGCAGCACATCTTTCGCCTGGGTGGCAGAAGGGATTCAACAAGCTCATGCTACGGCCTGACGGTGTGCTGTTCGAAGATGGCCAGATACAAGTCGGTGTCCGGTCCGAGTACAGGGGTGAGATGGCGTGTCTTATCCTTTACTTCAAGAACAAGACGCCGGCACTTGTGAGCTCTTTCACCACCACACTCGATCTTGCCGAGAGTGAGAAGGAAAAGCTGTCGATCGATGTCAAAGGCTTGCCAGATAGCAATCTCAGTCACCAAGGCCAGTCACAGCAAGTCGTCATGTTCCAAGCCAAGAGGGCGTTCGAGAAGAGCCCAACGATTCGCATCAGCTATTTAGCAGGTGCACTCCAGGCGATCACCCTGAAGCTGCCTGTCGCTCTTCACAAGTTTATGGAGCCGACAGACTTGTCAGCTGAGGACTTCTTCAAGAGGTGGAAGCAGATCGGCGGAGCGCCCAGAGAAGCACAGCAGATCGTCAATCTCACAACCACAAGCAGGGACCGTGAACTGACAGAGCCATTCGTCCACAAGGTCCTCGAAGGGTTCAGATGGGGCATCCTCAACGGCGTTGACCCCAATCAGAAGAATTTTGTCGGTGCCAGCGTGCTCCACACGACAGATGGCGGCAAATATGGTTGCTTGCTGAGACTCGAGCCCAATTACCAATCACAG ATGGTTCGTGTCACAATTCGGGCTACCGACGAGAGCGTGCCAGCAGTGCTTCTCAAGCTCATGGAGGAACAACTTTCCCAGGGTGTCTCTACAGCCCCTGAGGAACATTCTGGGCCAAGAGCGCATGAAATCTCAGCGGCTTTTGGTAACATTATGGTGATGTCGGATGCAGACAGGCTGCCGACATAG
- a CDS encoding YggS family pyridoxal phosphate enzyme, which produces MSGTKTEMKVSPERAQALASQLRAVTERLQSAAKGRPVRLVAVSKLKPANDILALHSAPVGHTHFGENYAQELSQKAQVLPRSIQWHFIGGLQSTHCKSIAKIPNLWCVSSVDTLKKAQLLDRARGQAGEPPLNIHVQVNTSGEESKSGCAPGEETIALCRAVASDECPNLRLLGLMTIGAIARSRATTPETENEDFVCLREQRDLVAKELALEGELELSMGMSDDFEGAISMGSHEVRIGSTIFGERPAKVDAKIVE; this is translated from the exons ATGAGCGGGACAAAAACGGAGATGAAGGTCTCCCCAGAGAGGGCACAGGCCCTCGCTAGCCAGCTCCGTGCCGTCACTGAGCGCCTCCAGTCCGCAGCCAAGGGCCGACCT GTCAGGCTCGTGGCCGTGTCCAAGTTGAAGCCAGCAAACGACATATTGGCCCTGCACAGCGCACCCGTCGGCCACACGCACTTTGGCGAAAACTACGCGCAGGAGCTGTCGCAAAAGGCACAGGTGCTCCCGCGGTCCATCCAGTGGCACTTTATCGGCGGGCTGCAGTCGACGCACTGCAAGAGCATCGCCAAGATCCCGAACCTGTGGTGCGTGTCGAGCGTCGACACGCTGAAAAAGGCCCAACTGCTCGACCGCGCCCGCGGCCAGGCCGGGGAGCCGCCACTCAACATCCACGTCCAGGTCAACACGTCCGGAGAGGAGTCAAAGTCCGGCTGTGCGCCGGGCGAGGAGACGATCGCCCTGTGCCGGGCCGTCGCCTCAGACGAGTGCCCCAACCTCCGCTTGCTGGGGCTTATGACCATTGGCGCCATCGCGAGGTCCCGTGCCACCACGCCCGAGACGGAGAATGAGGACTTCGTGTGCCTGAGGGAGCAACGCGACTTGGTGGCCAAGGAGCTGGCGTTGGAGGGAGAGTTGGAGTTGAGCATGGGCATGAGCGACGATTTTGAGGGCGCAATCTCGATGGGAAGCCACGAGGTCCGCATAGGCAGCACCATTTTTGGCGAAAGGCCCGCAAAGGTGGATGCAAAAATCGTCGAGTAA
- a CDS encoding origin recognition complex subunit, whose protein sequence is MRTRNSLGELPTSPSEEQTSAKKRGHAEDEPQVEKDLTPRKRRKPTRFRESPQDTRKKPATAPKAVVEPKAKEEDGRPPKRNASDLIGDAQEEPAQTPTKRKPGRPKGSKNLPKPPLNGIHTTPSKSQSGRKWATPIKTNGPNGIDTPRRRNLADRSARKKSVSTMIERVVSGMMSDDEAGDDVLAREIYQSSEDEDDEDGGQQIPTVEVEAPAEDLETGEQSEVAPTPTRRRPGRPKGSGKNGPARKRSPTPPRDLPPYERYFFQNKPGSLKTSGNRLNMELLTHEEYFNLVRDYKDPHVSDVTFLQNMHADSFRQWAFELSQGFSICLYGYGSKRALLQRFATELYHRGHKRIVVVNGYVRTSGGIKEALSTMARAVDPSFRLPATLPVTMAQGLTALLADHPETVLTIIVNSIDAPGMRKGGSSNTTQAILAQLASHKQIRLVCSADTPDFSLLWDAGQRSQFNFAMHDCTTFAPFGAAELDVVDEVHELLGRKDRRVGGKDGVIFVLRSLPENAKNLFRLLVTEALVAMEEGSGMGMGDFLGADGPGVEYRMMYNKAVEEFICSSEMAFRTLLKEFHDHQIITSRKDTLGTELLCLPFRKEEIEGILEDLMG, encoded by the exons ATGCGGACCAGAAATTCACTCGGGGAGCTGCCAACATCACCCTCAGAAGAACAGACGAGCGCCAAGAAAAGAGGACATGCCGAAGATGAACCACAGGTCGAAAAGGATCTGACACCGCGAAAGAGACGAAAGCCCACTCGATTTCGAGAGTCCCCACAAGACACCAGAAAAAAACCAGCGACTGCGCCCAAGGCAGTGGTCGAACCAAAGGCCAAAGAGGAGGATGGACGACCCCCCAAAAGGAATGCCAGCGATCTCATCGGGGATGCACAGGAAGAACCGGCCCAGACACCCACCAAGAGAAAACCAGGCAGGCCGAAGGGCAGCAAGAACCTTCCCAAGCCACCGTTGAACGGCATACACACAACACCGTCCAAGTCACAGAGCGGCAGGAAATGGGCAACCCCAATCAAGACCAATGGGCCGAACGGGATCGATACGCCGCGCAGGCGGAACCTGGCCGATCGGTCAGCGCGCAAGAAGAGCGTAAGCACGATGATCGAGCGTGTGGTCTCGGGAATGATGAGTGATGATGAAGCCGGCGATGACGTTCTAGCGAGGGAGATTTACCAGTcgagcgaggacgaggacgacgaagacGGAGGTCAGCAGATACCAACCGTGGAAGTCGAGGCCCCTGCAGAAGATCTGGAAACGGGGGAGCAGTCGGAGGTGGCCCCTACTCCGACAAGGAGGAGACCAGGTCGTCCAAAAGGAAGCGGGAAAAACGGGCCAGCAAGAAAGAGGTCGCCCACGCCTCCACGAGATCTTCCTCCTTATGAACGTTACTTTTTCCAAAACAAGCCTGGCTCTCTTAAAACCTCTGGGAACAGGCTGAACATGGAGCTGCTTACTCACGAGGAGTACTTCAACTTGGTACGGGACTACAAGGATCCACACGTTAGTGATGTCACCTTTCTACAAAACATGCATGCCGACTCCTTTCGACAATGGGCGTTCGAGTTATCCCAAGGTTTTAGCATCTGCCTTTATGGCTACGGCTCTAAACGCGCTCTCCTCCAGAGGTTCGCAACGGAGCTATACCACCGAGGTCACAAGAGGATAGTAGTGGTCAATGGCTATGTGCGCACGTCGGGCGGGATCAAGGAGGCTTTGAGCACGATGGCACGGGCTGTCGATCCGTCCTTTAGACTTCCAGCAACCCTCCCAGTGACCATGGCTCAAGGGCTCACAGCACTGCTCGCGGATCACCCCGAGACGGTTCTCACGATAATAGTTAACTCCATCGATGCGCCAGGCATGCGCAAGGGTGGTTCCAGCAATACTACGCAGGCCATCCTTGCACAGCTAGCCTCCCACAAACAGATCCGCCTGGTTTGCTCCGCTGACACCCCCGATTTCTCACTGCTGTGGGACGCGGGTCAGAGGTCCCAGTTCAATTTTGCCATGCACGACTGCACGACTTTTGCACCCTTTGGCGCTGCAGAGCTCGATGTCGTTGACGAAGTGCACGAGCTGCTGGGCCGCAAGGACCGGCGCGTCGGTGGCAAGGATGGTGTCATATTTGTGCTGCGCAGTCTGCCGGAGAACGCCAAGAACCTGTTCCGTCTGCTCGTCACCGAAGCTCTCGTGGCCATGGAGGAGGGTAGCGGCATGGGAATGGGAGACTTTTTGGGTGCGGATGGTCCAGGGGTTGAGTACAGGATGATGTACAACAAGGCGGTTGAGGAATTCATTTGCAGTTCTGAGATGGCTTTCAGGACACTGCTCAAAGA ATTCCATGATCACCAGATCATCACCAGTCGGAAAGATACGTTAGGAACTGAGCTGCTATGCTTACCTTTCCGAAAAGAGGAGATAGAGGGCATCTTAGAAGATCTGATGGGTTAA
- a CDS encoding Arp2/3 complex subunit, with protein MSIIQHHTSASLTDAWRTINIDALTEDSSVNFDTSTLRPPLPEVSDAEVRQLAQQIRQLLRGGDPEGALRGCLEMPVYQADEPVKDAHLQTVIEVLQSIKASDMTPMLNRIYGSDGGSELLDVLMKYIYKGMAAASSNGNPRTPTKVTPQATGGFSQVGSRPGAANESAGAGMSVLLSWHEKVVEVAGLGCIGRVMTDWRRV; from the exons ATGTCGATCATCCAGCATCACACCTCAGCCTCGCTCACGGATGCCTGGCGCACCATCAACATCGACGCACTGACCGAGGACAGTAGCGTCAACTTTGATACCTCGACGCTGCGCCCGCCCCTGCCAGAGGTCAGTGATGCAGAAGTGCGACAGCTCGCCCAGCAGATTCGTCAATTGCTACGAGGAGGCGACCCCGAGGGCGCGTTAAGGGGCTGCCTAGAGATGCCCGTCTACCAGGCAGATGAGCCGGTCAAG GACGCGCATCTCCAGACTGTAATCGAGGTGCTGCAGTCAATCAAGGCTAGCGACATGACGCCCATGCTTAATCGCATATATGGATCGGATGGCGGCAGTGAGCTTTTGGACGTGCTCATGAAGTACAT ATACAAGGGCATGGCCGCGGCGTCATCAAATGGCAACCCCCGAACCCCCACCAAAGTCACACCTCAAGCTACCGGAGGCTTTAGCCAGGTTGGCTCGAGGCCCGGAGCAGCAAACGAGTCGGCAGGCGCAGGCATGAGTGTGCTTCTGAGTTGGCATGAGAAAGTGGTTGAGGTTGCAGGGCTGGGTTGTATAGGTCGCGTTATGACCGATTGGAGGAGGGTATGA
- a CDS encoding HAD superfamily phosphatase, giving the protein MNLNLSASLNIFKLIANPALCLPHATVNTFNDLPLPLGKALKGGKDGAEVDIKAVILDKDDCFAYPETNVIHEPYKDRFAALKAAYPGRRLLIVSNTAGALSHDPKRKLAQELEEVTGVTVLSHKTKKPGCGSEIMEYFRAHPDTGVTSPSQIAVVGDRLSTDMMLANMMGGWGVWVTEGVAPMQKKSIFSRLEHRLMPFLLRRGYSAPQPQSPFE; this is encoded by the exons ATGAACCTCAACCTTTCAGCATCGCTAAACATTTTCAagctgattgcaaatccTGCACTGTGTCTGCCTCACGCAACAGTTAACACTTTCAATGacttgccgctgccgctagggAAAGCCTTGAAAGGCGGCAAAGATGGAGCCGAAGTTGACATAAAGGCAGTTATTCTGGATAAGGATGACTGTTTCGCATACCCAGAAACAAATGTCATCCACGAGCCTTATAAG GACCGGTTCGCAGCCCTGAAGGCAGCATACCCCGGCCGCCGGCTGCTCATCGTCTCCAACACTGCGGGTGCGCTGAGCCATGACCCAAAGAGGAAGCTCGCTCAGGAGCTCGAGGAGGTTACCGGGGTCACGGTGCTCTCACACAAGACCAAGAAGCCCGGCTGCGGCAGCGAAATCATGGAGTACTTTCGCGCCCACCCTGACACGGGAGTCACCTCGCCTTCCCAGATCGCCGTGGTCGGAGATCGCCTGTCGACCGACATGATGCTGGCCAATATGATGGGCGGCTGGGGCGTCTGGGTCACGGAGGGGGTGGCGCCTATGCAGAAGAAGAGCATT TTTTCCCGGCTTGAGCATCGCTTGATGCCGTTCCTCCTCAGAAGGGGTTACTCTGCGCCCCAACCACAAAGTCCTTTTGAATAA